The sequence AAAGTGGGTGAGTGTCCTCGTGTTGAGGTAGGTCTCTTCAGAGACATCACCAGAAAAACCGGCCATTCTCTCCATATCCTCGGTGGACTCCTCTTCGATAATTTCAAGAGCGTCATCGTGGGTAATGATACCTAGAAGGCGATCATACTCATCAACCACGGGGAGCACGATCAGGTCGTACTTGGAGAACATCTGTGCAGCTTCTTCCTGATCGGCAGTGGCCAGAATACAGTGCTCGTAAGGACGCACGATATCTTCGATAGGGGTGTCCCAAGTATTGAAGGCGAGATCACGGAAGCGCAGTAGGCCGACCAGGCGGCCTTTGCTGTCGACCACGTAGATCCGAGCGAGTGATTCGGTCTCTTCATGCTTGGCCCGCAGGCTATCCAAGGCCTGTTTGACATTCATTCCAACTCTCACGCGGCCGAAGTGGGTCGTCATGCGTCCACCAGCAGTGTCCTCGTCATACTTGAGCAGGGACTTCGTGATTTCAATGTCGTCTGGCTCTACTAGGTCAAGCAGGCGGCGGCGGGTATCGTCGCTCACATCCTGAAGCATATCCACTCGGTCATCGTCGGACATCTGGTCCAGCATTTCCCTTTGCTCATCCTGATCGAAGCGCTCGATGGTCTCTTCAATCAGTGATTCCGGGAGCTCGGCCATGACGTCAGCGAAGGCTTCCGCACCAAGAGTCTCGGTGAAGAAATCGCGGTCCTCCTCGCTTAAATCCTCGTAGCAATCCGCAAGGTCGGCGTAGTGAAGTTGCTCAGCTAGCCTGTGGAATTCCTCCGCATTTCTGTTTTCGGTTGCTTCGAGTAGCAGTCGCTTGATCTCGTTGTCCTCAGGCATGCGCTCAATCTAGCGGAATCATACACTATTGAAAGACCGAATACGTAGGATGCTTGAATAATTGAAGAGCGGGAATTCCGTGCTTGTTAGGGCTTGACCCAGCACGGGTGAAAAATCAATGATAGCTTATGAATTCGAATGGAATGACACCATATCAGGCACCGGAGGCTGCCGGCTCTTCAGACTTGACTGCTAATGAGGTGCCAAGTGAGCAGCCAAAGGTGTTTGGAATCATCCATATCGTCTACTCAGTGCTAGGTGGGCTGAAATCGCTGGCGTTCCTGGGTGTCTATTTTGCCATGGGGGCCTTGATGGGGCAGATGAAGGAAGGCCTGAAGGAGGAGGGGATAGACTTTGAAGTGTTCAAGCAGATTTGGGATATCATGGGTCGGTGGATGTTGATTGAGGGTGTTGTCTGCTTGGTTCTGGGCATTATCCTATTCATCGCAGGTATCGGTTTGTTGAAGCGTAAGATGTGGGGGAGGAATCTTAGTATCGTATGGGCGGCTTCCCGGATTGTATTGCTGATAGCTAGCTTGGTTGTGATGTTGCCGCATCAGAATGAATTACAGGAGTTGTCACAGCAAATGAATGGTCAGGAAGTGTCTGGCATGGGGGGGATGCAGCAAAGTATGGGCAACCTTCCATCCATTATTATGGTGCTAGCATACCCTGTGGTTACTTTGATATTCATGTTCGGATCTACCATGAAGAACGCTCTCAGAAAGGGTTAGGTAGACAGGTCAATTTTT is a genomic window of Rubritalea squalenifaciens DSM 18772 containing:
- the mgtE gene encoding magnesium transporter, which translates into the protein MPEDNEIKRLLLEATENRNAEEFHRLAEQLHYADLADCYEDLSEEDRDFFTETLGAEAFADVMAELPESLIEETIERFDQDEQREMLDQMSDDDRVDMLQDVSDDTRRRLLDLVEPDDIEITKSLLKYDEDTAGGRMTTHFGRVRVGMNVKQALDSLRAKHEETESLARIYVVDSKGRLVGLLRFRDLAFNTWDTPIEDIVRPYEHCILATADQEEAAQMFSKYDLIVLPVVDEYDRLLGIITHDDALEIIEEESTEDMERMAGFSGDVSEETYLNTRTLTHFKRRFPWLFGLAIMAIASGIVMLSFESVLNKLFILSLFLPMVVAAGGNTGGQASTMVIRAMALGELEPGTTMRVALKELRLGLLLGSLLGIGMALITVFVVPMFYDGMPESIGFTKFAIAIAFALITQITTSSLVGSLLPIGARAAKIDPAVVAAPAITTIVDVTGMVIYFLIAKSILGL